TTGAGATTTTGACTGAAGCTCTGAAAACAATAGATAATGTTGCAGTGGCTGTGGCGATCGTTAATGCAATCGGTTCTATGGGCGATATCCGAGGGGTGGAAGTGCTGACGGCATTGACAAATGATGAATCTATCGATCCTTATGTTCGGGAGTCAGCGGTGAGTGCTTTGCCCCGATTAGATCAAGTGATTAAATATAAGAGATAAATATAAGAGAGAGTAGCGATCGCTCTTACAACTACTTTTATCAATCCCAATAGGGCGCATACATTTAGATAAACTTCAGCTAGTAGACTACTATAAGCAGCTTGGTCAAAAGTAAGGATCATTTTCCATTTACCTTTGTCATATTCTGTCCATCGCTTTATTCCCAAGCTTCTTCCTCTAACTGCCTCTCAATTTGAGAAATCGCCAACTTCATCACTGCTTGAACCCCCGCTTCTTCTTCCTCCATTAATGCGGCTTGCAGGGGTTCTAAAGCAGCACCGTCGCCAATCTTCATCAATGCCAGAGCCGCTGCTTTTCGAGTTTCCCAATCGGGATGATGTAGTAATTCAACAAGACTAGGAATTGCCGAGCGATAGGTGAGGCTACCCAAAGCTGCTGCGGCTTCACACCTGACAATTTCAGATGGATCGTTGAGGGCATTAATTAAAATATTAAATGCTCCTTCTTGAGTGCCTTCTTGAGCAATTTTAGCGATCGCACCCACTACCGCAGCCCGAACTTCAGCGGAGTCTGAGTTAATCTCTCGATATAAATGCTCCTTCGCTTCTGCACCAATAAATCCTAACGCCCATACTGCATGACCTTTGGCACTTTCTGGATACTCGGTTGACGCTAAGATTTTCAGCAATGCTGGTACAGCTGCCTCACCTATTTTGGCCAGCCCCCCCACCGACGAGGTTTTGACCACCATATCTTCATCATTTAAGAGGGCATTGACCAAAGTCGGAACTGCGATCGGATCGGCGATCAGTGTCAAGGTTTTAGCGCTGGCTCTCCGCACAACTGGGTTGGGATGACTTGCCACAGCTTCCATCAATAAAGGGGTCGCTGGTTTGCCGATTTTACCCAAAGCCTCTGCAAAACTCAACCTCACCATGCCTCGTGAGTCTCCCATACTCTCAACCATCCGCTTTATTAGCTCTTGGTCATCGGAGTTGAAGGTGTTTAAGCTTAATTGCTCACTCACCGCTTTAAATAAAGCGTCACTTTCTGCATGGGACAGATTTAACGAATCTGCCCCGGATTGAGTTTCGGAGTTGAGCATATAATTTCTAGCTAAATTATCAAGACAAATGACTAGTTGCTGCCACTCAAGGCAGCCTGTTGATTACGGAGTTCCTGGAGTGCAGAATCAATCTTGGCAAGCTCAGGCTCCAGTTTTGCCATAACGCTTACTCTCATCAACTTAGCCCGTTTTGCAGTTTCCGTAGTTTCTTGAACTAGACGTTCCCGATATTGCTCAAGTTCTGCAATTACTTCTGCTACATCTTGAGCAGTTATGTTATTGGCTGTTGTGAGTTCAGAGGTTTCATCCATAAGTTTGGTTTCCTAAATATGTGTTTATATGAATGATGTGCGATTGGTTACTCGCTAAAGACTAACGTTTAGCTGTTACATAAAACTGAACAATTAGCAAGAGGCAACTGAACTAATAGCTGACAAATGCATATATTATGATCTTCTCAGATCGCGTTACCACTGGTAAAGCTTTTTGACGTAAATCTTCAAAAGTTTAACCCAACTACATTCTGGAAAAAGATCGTGGAAACGACAAGAAACAACCCACTAGATATACGCCACATTAGTCCTACAGTAAGAGAGCTAATTAAGCAATACGCTGTTGTAAATAACTGTACGCAGGCCGAAATGCTAGAGCGTATTGTTTTAGAGTGGAACACCCAACAAAGTGACAGCGAACGACCAGCAGGAGATGAGGATGAATAGCTTTTTTGTACAGTTTTTTTGAGGGCGATGATGCGGTTTTTTGGTTTGTTTGGCTCTACCTCGTTATTTTGTACTCGCCCCGTCTACGCTTCATCTTCCCAGTCCCCAATCACTAGTAGCCAGTCCCTAGTACGATAGTAAAAGTGACTTCAAAGCAATTATCCAAGAGCCATTTATAGATCAATGGATAAACGTTTTTTTAAAATGTTTGGGCTGACAGAAGAAGAAGCGATCGCAATTATCGATACACCATTAGAACAACTCGAAGACGCTTCTGATAAGTATATTGCTGTTTCCCATTTAATTAACTTCCCCACTGAGCAATCGATCGCGGCTTTGGTGCGGGCAATTGAAACCAGTAACCCTGATGAGTTAGACCACCGCATTGTCCGACGCAAAGCTGTAGAAAGTCTGGGGCGATTACAGGCACAATCAGCTTTACCTGTAATTCGGCAATGTCTTAAAGATGATGATATTTATACTGTTGAAAATACTGTGTGGGCAATCGGGGAAATTGGCACTAAAGAGCCAGAAATTCTCGAAGAGGTGGCACAACTACTGGATAAACCAGATCAAATCTATCGAGTCATTATTCACACTCTAGCTAACGCTGACTATCAGCCTTCCCTAGAACGTGTACGGAAGTTTACCCAAGTTGAGGATGAACCTACCCGTAGTGCAGCGATCGCTACAGTTTGTCGCTTCACGGGTGACTACTCCCAAATTACCGAGGTGATGGCGCTGCTGCAAAGTTCTAGCGTCAATGCACGGCGCGGTTCTATTCAAGACCTGATTGATTCCCGCTACTACAAAGCCATCCCAGAAATTGCCCGTTGTCCTGTATCTCTGGTGTTTCGCTTGCGAGGATTGCGGATGCTTTTGGATGCAGGTGTTCCCAGTGGTGAAATTACCTTTACAGAAATTCAACCTTACTTAGAGCAAGTACTTTACGATCATCCCAACGACCTCGATCTAGTACATGAGTATGATGCTACCCCTGTTCTAGATTTTGTGATTAACGAACTCTACGAAACCGATTTTGGACGTTGCTATTTAGCGACAAAAACCTTACTAGATATCTATCCACAAGAAGCACCCCAAGCACTTTTAGTAACTTATGGCGACAAAGCATATAACGACTATGGCGCTCATTATCATGTGATGAAACTTTTCGGCTGGCTAAAATATGCACCCGCCTACGATTTATTAATAGAAAACCTGCACAACCGCGAACCCCAGTTTCAGAAATCTCGTGCGGCCTGTGCGATCGCTCTTGGTGAATTGGGTGATTCACGAGCAATTCCTGAAATCAAAATTTGCCTGAATACACCGATTTGGGATTTGAAATACGCTTGTTTATTAGCGCTAGACCGCTTAGGAGATTCCTCCGGTCGGGAAATTTGCACTAGCGATCGTGATTGGCTAATTAGGGCGAAAGCGACAAGTAATCAATAGCGCTGGCGACTGGAAGTCGCGGCTACATAAACATAGAAGCTTTACGGCTACTGGTCTATCGCAAAAGTTTTAAGAGGTTAGTGGTGTTCAGATCCCCGACTTCTTGAAGAAGTCGGGGATCTAGCAGCCTGTCATTACACCCCACCCCCAACCCCTCCCCGCAAGCGGGGTGGGGTTCTTTGGGTTTAATAAGCAATCTCAGCGGACATGATATTACTTGCTACTGGTGCTAGTGACTGCTTCGTTTAAAACTAACTTTGGTTCTGGAGTCTCTTCTTCTTCTGGCAAACCGTAAATCGATCTGTACAACTTTACGTACTCCTTAGCAGATTGATACCAACTAAAATCTTGACTCATACCCCGTTTTTGTAGTTCTTGCCATTGCGGTTTGAAACGGAAGCCTTCCCAAGCTCGGATCATACAAGTGAAAAGGTCTAGCGGTTCATAGCGATCGAAGCAATAACCAGTACCAGCAGCATTTTCAGGGTCGTGATGGCTTACAGTGTCAACTAATCCACCTGTGCGGCGGACAATGGGTACAGAACCGTAGCGCAAAGCCATCATTTGGCTAATACCGCATGGTTCAAAACGGCTGGGCATCAAGAAGGCATCAGTACCAGCATAGATCCGGCGAGACAGGGCATCGTTATACAGTAAGTAAGTTGCCATGCGTCCGGGGAAGCGGGATGCTAATTGCCACATCTGAGTTTCATAGTTGCGATCGCCTGTCCCTAACAGCACAAACTGGGCATCTGTATAAGATAGGAAGCGATCGAGGATTTGCAATATCAAATCAATGCCTTTTTGTTCCACTAATCGGGTAACAATCCCAATAAAAAAGGCTTTGGAATTAACTTCTAATCCTAGCTCTTGTTGCAAAGCAACTTTATTGGCTTTGCGTTTTTCTAAAGTATCAGCAGTAAAGGTTTGCTCAATATATTTGTCATTTTCTGGGTTATAAACCTCGGTATCAATACCGTTGATAATCCCAGATAATTTACCGCTAATAAAGGACAGCAAACCTTCTAATGTCTCACCGTAAGTAGCTGTCTTGATTTGCTCGGCATAGGTGGGCGAAACTGTATTTACCTTGTTGGCAAATTGTACCGCCGCCGCCATGACGTTGTGTCCTTGCATATACCAGGGACACCAAGTAATTTTTTCTAAATACCAACGCCACGGCCCTTGATAAGCCAGGTTATGGATGGTAAACACTGTGGTGATATCAGGATCTTGGTGCATCCACACGGGAATCATCCCTGTATGCCAATCGTGACAATGGATAATATCTGGCTTCCAGTAATTCCAGGCGAACTCGGCTGCACCATTAGCAAACAATGTGAACCGCCAATCTTCATCATCTCCAGAATAGATGCGGCGCGGCATGAAGGACGGATGTCCAAATAAGTACAAGGGAACATCAGTACCAGGCAGAATACTTTCATATACTGCAAAGTGCTGGAACATGGCATCTCCCCACCAGATCGGTTCTTGGGGAATTTCCATTTTGTCTGGCAGGAAGCCGTAGTAAGGCAAGAATATCCGCACATCATGCCCCATTTCTCTCAGGACTTTGGGTAATGCCCCGACAACATCACCCATTCCTCCTACTTTCGCAACGGGTGCTGCTTCTGCTGCAACAAATAGAATCCGCATGGTAATTTTTGCTTCCCTGAGTCTATATTGTCAAATTAACTTTCTGAAATCCCGACCAACGCGAATTGTCGCGTCTGGCACATATTTAGTGCAACGGCGATCAATTCTTATCTAATCACATTGGCTTGCCCAATTGCTTAGGAACCGCGCTGAATCACCGCAAAAATTTCTGATAAAATTTCTTGCGCTCCCTGTTGCCGCAACAGTTCTGCTAGTTCTGTGCCTAGTGCTTCGGCATTATTGGCAAGTCCGGTGACGGTATCTTTTACGAACTTTTGACCATCTACACTGGCGACTATCCCGGTTAAGGTCAAATTCTCACCCGATATTTCTGTATTTACACCGATAGGTACTTGACATCCACCCTCTAGAGAACGGAGAAAAGATCGTTCGGCAAGACAGCGATCGCGTGTTTCGGTATGTTCAATTGCTTTGAGTAGAGATAGCACTTCACTATCATCAGCACGGCATTCTATCCCCAAAGCTCCTTGCCCAACCGCGTGGAGGGAGATTTCTTTGGATAAGATTTGATGAACGCGATCGCCCATTCCCAATCTCTCTAATCCTGCGGCTGCCAAAATCAAAGCATCGTATTCACCTGCATCCAGTTTTGCCAACCGTGTAATCAAGTTTCCCCGCACATCTTTAAATGTAAAGTGAGGGAAGTGATGGCGTAACTGTGCTAAACGTCTTAGAGAAGATGTACCAATTACCGCACCTTCTGGCAACGTCTCGATTTGTTTATCTTTGTGCTTTTCATGCACAACTAATGCATCGGCTGGGTTTTCTCGTTCAGTGATTGCTGCTAACGTCAACCCTTCTGGTAAGTGAGTCGGCAGATCCTTGAGAGAATGAACGGCAAAGTCAATCTCTTGATTGAGCATTCCAACTTCAAGTTCTTTAGTAAAAAGTCCTTTATCGCCAATCTTAGCTAATGCTACATCCAAGATTTTATCGCCTTGGGTAGACATGGTGTGGACTTCAAAAGTGATATCAGGAAAGCTTTTCTGGAGCTGCTCTTGTACCCAATAGGTTTGAACCAGAGCAAGTTGGCTTTTGCGCGAACCAATCCGAATAGTGCGTGGGGGACTAGAAACAACTGAAGTCATAAAACAATATATCAAAGGAGGCGATAAATTCACTCTCATCTAGACTACCGTAGTCAGGGACTCATACGAATTTTGGGTTTTAGATTTGGGATTTTGGATTACAATTCTTTACCAAAAACTTGTTTGTGAAATCTCAAATATGAGAAGTATAGGGAAAAGGAATTTTCATTGCTCCTTGTGAGCGGACTTTAGCTAAGGGATTTCCAAATAAAAAAAATATCCAATTAACTCTTGTGGGGTGGGCGTCTCGCCCGCCCAGACGCCCACCCCACAATAATGGATGATTTATTTCTTGGAGTTCCCTAACTATTGAGTCCGTTGTTGAAGGCAGTGTTCTAATTCAGTGTTGAGTGTTTTTAGCTGTTTGTAAAGTTCTGACTGCTTGGATGTAGCGATCGCTCATAATGGCGATCGCTACACCTCAAGTTTCAGCTAGTACCCACCAAATTTTGGGAAATAACCAAATGTAGTCAGCAAACTAAACAAGACAATCAGTGCCAGCGTCGAAGCTAATAGCAATAACACCACATCTCTGTCAGAACTGCGTAAGAAGGTCTGGAAATTAAAAGGCTCAACCTGCTTTCTCGTCAAGGGAAGCGGCAATTTATCGCGATAATCTTCGCCATAACGAGCCATTCTGGCAAAAGGTAATTCCCCTAGAGAGTGTCCCTGTAAAATTCGTCGCCGTTGATAGGGGACTGTATTGTAACCAAAGTTACTCATGTACTCCTCACTATCCACCAAATCGTCGATAAACCTGTACAGTCCTTTACTAGCTAGCACAATTGACCAGGCTAGTTTTTCGCGTTCATTGTAAACCTCACGACCCAATAAGCGCTGTACGCATATCTGCACAAAGCGGTAATTGTTGTTGCTTTCGTAATTAAGTCGCCGAAATGCATCAGATATTGCTAATCCTCGAATGAAATCCCTAGTTGTAATTTGACCAGTTCTCAGTTGTGATTCTAGACAGGTTTGGCGGTTGCTATCTAGCATCTGTTGTTCGTGGAAAACCTGGCGATAGGCTGCCTTAATCAAGGCATCCATTTCTAGTGATGATTGCAGATATTCGGCTGTATAAATTCTAGGTTGCTCGTCGCCAAGAATCTCATATCCAGATACACGATGATTTCGAGATGAAGGGGAATAGCTTAACAATGGAATAGGCATATTAGAGCTATAAATTTGAAGGGATTGGGCATTATGTATGAGGCAAAACAGTTCCGTTAGCGAGGCGTTGAGTCAGTTCCAAGTTCTGAAGATTCCCACCTCAGCACTCCTGAAGGGCATTTATTGATTGCTTTTGTCTCCCTTATCCCCAGTTCCTAGCGCTTTGAGTTGTAACCACCGCAAAATTGACTAGTAGTATGTCAAATTTAAGTTCGTAGTAAGGACTTCATTCCTTATTTTCTAAGCACTAAAGTGCTTACTACAAACCTTCAAGATTAACTTGACAAAGTAATAGTAGGCTGTAGTGGAACTTTATATATCTTTAACAAGTTGCTCAAGCAACAACTTGTCTGATTAATTGAGATGGTAGCTGGATTTACGCATTGATGGGAGCGCAACTGAAGAGATGCCTAAAGTTTAATTCAATTGCCCTTTGCTACTAAACAGATAAACTTGCGATCGCTGATTTCACTTTGCTGAAACTACGACTCAAGAACATTAATTTGCTCACTTCCCATAATATAGGAATTTCCTAAAACCTGTCTATATACAATTCTGATGATGGCTTTAAATTTTTCTACCGACTAACCAAACACCCTTCCACTTGAGTGAGTATTTTGAAACAGGCGGCTAAAAATAGACTTCTTTGGGAAGGTTTTAAAGATTCTTGGCTTTTCTTGGTGTATGATGCGATCGCATATTCCGCTAAACTTGTTCAATATCTCTAAAAAACTCAGCCTTAAAAGGGAAGTTGAAAATTTAGAGGAATCCTAAGAATAATTTGTTATCTTCATTAGTTATCCAAGCTTAGTTATTATACCTTATGAATCGTTCCGCCTGTTTAATCTTCAATCCTGTTGCGGGTCAGGGCGACCCAGATACAGAGCTAGCAGAAATTCGGGCAATATTAGAGCCAGAGATCGATCTAGATATTCATTTTACAACTGAAGAAATCGATGCTGACCAACTGGCATATCAAGCTGTAGAGCGAGGAGTAGATGCAATCATTGCTTCTGGGGGGGATGGTACTCTCTCAATAGCGGCGGCGGCGTTAGTGGGAACTGATATCCCCTTTGGGATCATTTCTAGAGGAACAGCGAACGCTTTTGCCACAGCTTTAGGAATTCCTGACACGATCGCAGGTGCGTGTCAGACAATTTTGCAGGGAGCTACCACCCATGTAGACGTAGCTTATTGCAACGATCGCCCAATGGTACTTTTGGCAGGTATTGGCTTTGAAGCTGAAACTGTAGAATTGGCAGACCGAGACGCCAAAAATCGCTTTGGGATGATGGCCTACGTTTTGGCAGGAATCCAGCAATTAAGAAATTTAAAAAACTTTGATGTTGAAATTGAAACTGAAGATAGGATAATTAAAACTAGTGCCTGTGCAGTAACGGTAGCAAATGCCGCACCTCCCACTTCAGTTTTGGCTCAAGGCCCAGCAGGTCTGGTTTATGATGATGGGTTACTAGATTTAACGATTGTAGCTCCAACTAACAAGGCAGGAGCGATCGCTGCCACGTTTCATCTATTTCAAACGGCTTCCACAGGTAACGCCGTTGAACGGGATGATATTGGTTTTCTGCGAGCGAAACAATTTAAAATTACCACTGAGCCACCACAAAAAGTTGTTCTAGATGGTGAAATAGTCGGCACAACACCTGTAGAAATTAAGTGTGTACCAGCAGGCTTAAGAATTTTTGTGCCATTAGTAGAAGAAGTTGAGCCGACCGAAAAACTAGAGGGACTCCCTAATCTGACTATTGAGATGAAAGATACGGCAGAAGAATGAGGGTATGGGCATGGGGTATTGGGCATGGGGCATGGGGAAAGGGAAAGGGGTAAGGGGAAAAGGGTAAGGGGAAAAGGGGAAAGATTAAATTTATTCCTTTTCCCTTTTCCCTTTAACCTTTAACCCTGCTCCCCCTGCCTCCCCTGCTCCCCTGCCCCTCTGCTCTCCCTGCTCCCCTTCAATTGAAAACTCAGGAGTAGGTTGCATTGAAACTTGTATCTGATCCAGCGATCGCTAAGAAAATTCGGAAAATGAATCAGCGGGTGCGGTGGCAAGATCCGTTAATTGTGGAACGGGATATCGACCAAACTCGGCTGGTGTTGGAAGATGGTCAAACAGACAACTCTGAGTTCTCATTTTTAGTTGTCGGTGATAGTGGTTCCGGTAGACACAGAGGACACAATCCCCAGCGACAGGTGGCTGAACTTATGCTCCCTCATCACAACGAATCCCGGTTTATGCTGCATACGGGGGATGTAATCTATTTAGTTGGATCGAGTGAATATTACCAGCAAAACTTCATCCAGCCTTACCGAGAGTTTATCTCTGGCATAGAGCATCGCAAACGGATTGCTTATGACCAGATGGTTTTTAAGCTGCCCATTTTACCTGTGCCGGGAAATCACGATTACTATAACTTGCCAATCTTATTGAGCTTGGCATCTCTAACAACCTTACCCATTCGTCACCTGTTGCGATCGCGGTTAGACCTAGATGTGGGCTTGCATGGCTCAGGATGCGGTGACGCTTACGCAAAGGCATTTCTCGACTATCTGAAGGCGTTTCAGCTTCCAGAAGAGTTAGCCAGTCACTTAGATCGGCACTACACAGCCAAGACAGATACAGGTCGTTGTCTTTCTTATCAACCTGGGCAATTTACCCGCCTTCCCAATCGCTATTACACTTTTCGTTATGGCGGTATTGATTTCTTCGCTTTGGATTCTAATACCTTTAACGATCCACCACCGCTACCGAAAACAAAAAAAGGTAAAGCCGATCGCAAACTCTTAGAAAAACGTCGTGAAGATTTCGAGCGAGAAAAGCAGCAAATCATTGAAACCTCAGCCAAACTTCGCCCGGAAAACCCGAATGAAGCCGATCAATTAGATGACTTCCATGCCAAGATGTCACAAATTGAAGAAATTATCGTTGATATCGATAAGCAACTAGCCACTAATAAGACAACGCTGACTGACATTGAACAACTGGATTGGCTCAAGCAAAGATTAATTGAATCTTGGAATAATCCTGAAGTTCGGGGAAGGATAATTTATTTTCATCATCCTCCTTATGTAACTGAGGCGACGAAGTGGGAACAAGCACAAACTCTAATCGTTCGCGATCGCTTGCGTGGCGTGTTGAATGCGGTAGCTAAAGAAATCGGTTCTTTAAATCAGGGTCGTCCTTTAGTCGATTTGGTAATAAATGGTCACGCACACTGCTTGGAACACCTAGAAACAATGGATACGGGACACGCTGATTCTCATATCCACTGGATTGTTTGTGGTGGTAGCGGGTTTAGTTTGCGACGCCAACGGATTGAGGGAGCAGATTTGATGGAGGAGAATAGGTTAGTAGCGCGATCGCATCTCTTCATCGGTCGCAACGGTCAAGGTTCTCAGAAGCGACGACCTTATTCAGGTTTACGTATTGACGTTAAAGGCGATGGACAGCCTAAGTTTATTGTTCGTCCTTTGGTTGCCGAATGGTATCAGCGGCAATGGCATAATTGTGAACTTGAGCCACTGATTATCTAGTAATACTGCTGTATTAAACCCGTAGAGATCCAAAACGCTTACGCAGGAGAGGGAGGCTGGGTGGGTGAGGTCTGTCCAATTCACGTTTAGTTATAATTCTCAAATATAGCAGTTGCCAAAGCCGTTAGGACAGTTTGCGGGAAACGCGTCTTCAACAGCGTACTTTGTGATTTTATTGCTGTCCTAAGCTCCCTGTCCGTTGCTATATATGCAGAAAGCCTAAAAACCCTGCCGCTCTGCGGTCTTAAAGACAAAATATAAAAAATTAGAGACGCAGTTATTGCGTCTCTAGAAACCACCTATTAAGCCTTCTTACCTGTAATTGCACCCAGCAAAATAGTTGTTAATTAAATTACTCCTGAGCCTCTACCACGGCTGTCACCCTTATCTGTCAACTTGCCTTCCTCATCCTGATTAATTTCTCCAAGTTCTTCGATACGTTCTGCCGTATCTTCTGCCACTTGCTGGCGTGCATCACCCGGTTCTTCGTAGTACATTTCTGGTTCAACTGCATAGTTGTTTAACAAACCTTCTTTGTCCACGGTATAGCCGTCAGTGGTACGTATACTGTCTGGATCGGTTTGATCGTCAGTAGATGCATCTGCTTCCCCTTCTTCTGTGGGAAGTGTTTTGTACTTATTTCCTTCTCTTTCCATTCTAGCGGCGGTTTCAGCAGGGATAATGCCGCGATCATATGTATCGACTTCCGCGCGATCGGATGAATCTGTACTTCTCTTAACTGCTTCATTAGCCATAATTTATGTCCTCGTTAAAGAATCTATTGAATAACTTCTAAAACTAGATTAGGTTGTTTCTCATCTGCGAACTACTATCTTGAGAAGTGACTTAAATTTAAAAATAATGTTATATTCTCTATCTTTTGATGTATCCAAAAGACTAAAATGGAATCCGGTTAAATACTGTTGATTTACATTTCTTGGTAGAACAAGGGTTTTAGTTGAGTCAACCTAACATTAAAAGGGCAATTAGAAACTGCAACTATAAGAGGCTTTACCCAAGCCCGCAGAGGCGGATGAGAGTTGGCGTAGCTGCGAATTCTATTTGCCCGTGTAAATCTTACTTTAATGGTTAGTAAATTTACTCGCCCACGAATTGGTTTTTCAGTAATTGAATTTCATCGGCTAATTCCTGGCGAGTTGAAGCCTTCAGTAGATAGCGGAAAACAAACCAACTGGTGTAACTAATTCCAACTAACTCAAAAAGTGGTGATAGTAGTGGAACATCATTTATTGCAGCTAGTGCCGCTAGTACTAGCCTAGCTGTAACAATCGCCGCAAAAATTAAAGCAACGGTTATTAGAGGTTGTTTGTAGTCCTGAAAAAACCTACTTAAGTATTGGGGCAGTTGCTCTAAAAATTGAGAAATTTGTCTGCTAATTTGCTGCCATTGAGATTCAGGCTCATGTGCTGGCGGTAACTTTGGCAAGTTTGCAGTATCAGTACCTTCAAGTGCTAGCGTACCTTGTGATAAGGAAGCATTGATGGATTCACGTTGCTGTTGTTCGGTTTCCATAGTTTTTCTGTTTGGTAACTACAAGACTTTGTATAACTGAACTGAGCATCAATAAATATAGTTATTAAGGTTGTCAGTTGTCAATTATGAGTGGTCAGTTAAACTTATTACTGACCACTTAGACCGAGCAGGAGCATTTAAATCTCTTTACGCCTACCTGCTCACTTAATGTTGTTAACTGCTTTAGTTAGTTACTGTGGAGACAGTTGCTTTCACAACTACACTGTTGACACCTTTAATTTCCTTAGCTAATCTTTCAATTTTAGCTAACTCCTGCTGATTAGTGACAGTTCCGGCGACAGTCACAACACCACCGTCTGCGGCATTAACTGTTAGCTGACCTTTGGGGATATTAGCCTCTAATTTTGAGCGAACTTGACTTGCTAAGTCACTTGGATCTCTTTTTGTATCGCCACCAGTGACATTATTACGCTGTTCGCGGGCGCGAATATCCTCATTGAGTTGTCTTCTACGAACTTCACTTTGTGCATCTTTTTGAGAAGCTTCTGTTGTTTTTGCACTCGGTGCTTGGGGAGCCTCGTTAGGATTATTGGGTGCAGATTCACTTGTTTTAGAAGCGTTATCACAAGCAGCAACACCAAAAACTAAAAGGCAACTAATTACGAAGGGGGTTAATTTTTGCATAGGTTTAATTCTGAATTAGAAACTGAAATTTGTTGATATTTACGGCAAAAGTGAGGAGCAAGTTTTTTTAGTCAGGAGAAAAGGTTTCAAATTTTTACTCCTGCAATTTTGTAGGATTAGCGTCAATGACAATTACTTTGGATTAAAGTACTTCATCACGACGATCAACAATAACTACAGCAGGATCGTTTCTATGAGCCTCTGTTGAGTAATTAGGGCGAATGGGATCGACTACTGCTGCGTCATTATGCGTTACTCGGTCGGAACCTGGGCGATATTCAATAATCTCAGTAGCATCATAGATTGCAAATTCTTCAATACCTCGATGTTTGAGAATCGCTTCAGCTTGGTGGATTTCAGCTTCCGTACCATCGAGAATTACTAAGTAGTCGCCTCTTTGGAAGCGATCGCTATATACTCGCGCTCTGTCTTCAGGAATTCCCAAGCCAACAAGTGCGCCTACAATACTCCCTGCTGCTGCACCGATCGCGCCACCAGCTAATGTTGTCGCCAAAGTGGTTGCAACTGCACCACCTGCAATTACGGGCCCGATTCCAGGAATTGCTAAAGTTCCAAGTCCAACCAATAAGCTCAGTCAAGCCGCCCAGAACACCGCCTGTAGCTGCTCCAGCTTTAGCACC
This portion of the Nostoc sp. GT001 genome encodes:
- a CDS encoding metallophosphoesterase — encoded protein: MKLVSDPAIAKKIRKMNQRVRWQDPLIVERDIDQTRLVLEDGQTDNSEFSFLVVGDSGSGRHRGHNPQRQVAELMLPHHNESRFMLHTGDVIYLVGSSEYYQQNFIQPYREFISGIEHRKRIAYDQMVFKLPILPVPGNHDYYNLPILLSLASLTTLPIRHLLRSRLDLDVGLHGSGCGDAYAKAFLDYLKAFQLPEELASHLDRHYTAKTDTGRCLSYQPGQFTRLPNRYYTFRYGGIDFFALDSNTFNDPPPLPKTKKGKADRKLLEKRREDFEREKQQIIETSAKLRPENPNEADQLDDFHAKMSQIEEIIVDIDKQLATNKTTLTDIEQLDWLKQRLIESWNNPEVRGRIIYFHHPPYVTEATKWEQAQTLIVRDRLRGVLNAVAKEIGSLNQGRPLVDLVINGHAHCLEHLETMDTGHADSHIHWIVCGGSGFSLRRQRIEGADLMEENRLVARSHLFIGRNGQGSQKRRPYSGLRIDVKGDGQPKFIVRPLVAEWYQRQWHNCELEPLII
- a CDS encoding CAAD domain-containing protein encodes the protein METEQQQRESINASLSQGTLALEGTDTANLPKLPPAHEPESQWQQISRQISQFLEQLPQYLSRFFQDYKQPLITVALIFAAIVTARLVLAALAAINDVPLLSPLFELVGISYTSWFVFRYLLKASTRQELADEIQLLKNQFVGE
- a CDS encoding BON domain-containing protein, which codes for MQKLTPFVISCLLVFGVAACDNASKTSESAPNNPNEAPQAPSAKTTEASQKDAQSEVRRRQLNEDIRAREQRNNVTGGDTKRDPSDLASQVRSKLEANIPKGQLTVNAADGGVVTVAGTVTNQQELAKIERLAKEIKGVNSVVVKATVSTVTN